One genomic segment of Syngnathus typhle isolate RoL2023-S1 ecotype Sweden linkage group LG8, RoL_Styp_1.0, whole genome shotgun sequence includes these proteins:
- the ogdhl gene encoding 2-oxoglutarate dehydrogenase-like, mitochondrial isoform X3 yields the protein MTQKVVEDHLAVHTLIRAYQIRGHHVAQLDPLGILVADLDSFVPSDLITSIDKLAFYGLHESDLDRSFRLPHTTFIGGGETTLPLREVIQRLEASYCGHVGVEFMFINNVAQCQWIRQKFETPGIMRFTSAEKRTLLARLIRSTRFEDFLARKWSSEKRFGLEGCEVLIPALKTIIDSSSAAGIDSVIMGMPHRGRLNVLANVIHKDLNQIFCQFDPKLEAADEGSGDVKYHLGMYHERINRETDKNITLSLMANPSHLEAVDPVVQGKAKAEQFYRGDMFGKKVMSILMHGDAAFAGQGVVYETFHLSELPSYTTYGTIHVVVNNQIGFTTDPRMARSSPYPTDVARVVNAPIFHVNADNPEAVMYVCRVAAEWRNAFNKDVVIDLVCYRRFGHNEMDEPMFTQPLMYKQIQRQEHVLKKYSDKLISEGVVTLQEFEEEVAKYDKICEDAYSSAKDEKISHIRHWLDSPWTNFFTAEGEPKSMTCPPTGLDEEVLQHIGKTASSVPVKDFDIHPGLSRILRSRADLVRNGQLDWALGEYMAFGSLLKDGIHVRLSGQDVERGTFSHRHHVLHDQKLDKRTYVPMNHLWTDQAPYTVCNSSLSEYGVLGFELGFAMASPNALVLWEAQFGDFHNTAQCIIDQFISSGQAKWVRQNGIVLLLPHGMEGMGPEHSSARPERFLQMSKDDPDHFPEFGGDFEVQQLYDCNWIVVNCSTPANYCHVLRRQILLPFRKPLIIFTPKSLLRHPDARSSFKDLAKGTRFKRLIPDEGPSSHSPDRVRRLIFCTGKVYYKLTKERKQQNLEKDVAIIRLEQISPFPFDLVKAEVEKHKSAELVWCQEEHKNTGYYNYVRPRLLTVVANKRPIWYAGREPAAAPATGNKSTHLNELKKFMDTAFNLSGFRERND from the exons ATGACACAGAAAGTGGTGGAGGACCACCTGGCTGTGCACACGCTCATCAGAGCCTACCAG ATCCGCGGTCATCACGTGGCCCAGTTGGACCCTCTGGGCATCTTAGTTGCTGACCTGGACTCATTTGTTCCCTCTGACCTCATCACCTCAATTGATAAATTAG CTTTCTACGGTCTGCATGAGTCCGACTTGGACCGGAGCTTCCGCCTGCCTCACACCACCTTCATCGGCGGAGGAGAGACTACTCTTCCTCTTAGGGAGGTCATACAACGACTTGAG GCATCTTACTGCGGTCACGTCGGGGTGGAATTCATGTTCATCAACAACGTGGCGCAATGCCAGTGGATCCGTCAGAAGTTCGAGACACCCGGAATCATGCGCTTCACCAGTGCCGAGAAGAGAACGCTGCTGGCTCGTCTGATCAGATCAACGCG GTTTGAGGACTTCTTGGCCAGGAAATGGTCATCAGAAAAACGCTTTGGACTGGAAGGCTGCGAAGTCCTCATCCCGGCTCTGAAGACCATCATTGACAGCTCCAGCGCTGCCGGCATCGATAGCGTGATCATGGGGATGCCGCATCG GGGTCGACTTAACGTCTTGGCCAATGTGATCCACAAGGACTTGAACCAGATCTTCTGTCAGTTCGACCCCAAATTAGAGGCTGCGGACGAA GGTTCCGGTGATGTCAAATACCACCTCGGGATGTACCACGAGAGAATAAACCGGGAGACGGACAAGAACATCACGCTGTCCCTCATGGCCAACCCCTCCCACTTGGAGGCGGTGGATCCAGTCGTCCAGGGCAAGGCCAAAGCCGAGCAGTTCTACAGGGGGGACATGTTTGGCAAAAAG GTGATGTCCATCTTGATGCACGGAGACGCTGCTTTCGCCGGCCAAGGTGTCGTATATGAAACGTTCCACCTCAGTGAACTCCCCTCCTATACCACCTATGGTACCATCCATGTGGTGGTCAACAATCAG ATCGGCTTCACGACGGACCCCCGGATGGCCCGCTCCTCCCCTTACCCCACCGACGTGGCTCGAGTGGTCAACGCTCCCATCTTCCATGTCAACGCTGACAACCCCGAGGCGGTCATGTACGTGTGCCGCGTGGCTGCCGAATGGAGGAACGCCTTCAACAAGGACGTCGTCATTGACCTG GTGTGTTACAGGCGCTTTGGCCATAATGAAATGGACGAGCCCATGTTCACCCAGCCGCTGATGTACAAGCAGATCCAGCGGCAGGAGCACGTGCTGAAGAAGTACTCCGACAAGCTCATAAGCGAGGGAGTGGTGACGCTACAGGAATTTGAG GAAGAAGTGGCCAAATACGACAAGATATGCGAGGACGCCTACAGCAGCGCAAAAGACGAGAAGATCTCGCATATCCGACACTGGCTGGACTCACCCTGGACAA ACTTCTTCACAGCAGAAGGAGAACCTAAGAGCATGACTTGCCCCCCCACTGGACTGGACGAGGAGGTCCTGCAGCATATTGGGAAGACCGCCAGCTCCGTGCCTGTGAAGGATTTTGACATTCATCCCG GTTTGTCTCGTATCCTGCGCAGTCGAGCAGACTTGGTGCGGAACGGTCAGCTGGACTGGGCCTTGGGAGAGTACATGGCCTTTGGGTCGCTTCTCAAAGATGGCATCCACGTGCGACTCAGCGGGCAGGACGTAGAAAGGGGAACGTTCAG TCACCGTCATCATGTTCTCCATGACCAAAAACTGGACAAACGCACCTACGTCCCCATGAACCACCTGTGGACCGACCAGGCGCCCTACACCGTCTGCAACAGCTCCTTGTCCGAGTACGGCGTGCTCG GGTTCGAGCTGGGCTTCGCCATGGCCAGTCCCAACGCCTTGGTCCTGTGGGAGGCGCAGTTTGGAGACTTCCACAATACTGCCCAGTGCATCATCGACCAGTTCATCAGCTCGGGGCAGGCCAAATGGGTCCGTCAAAACGGCATTGTCCTGCTCCTCCCACACGGGATGGAAGGAATG GGTCCAGAACATTCCTCAGCACGACCTGAGCGTTTCCTGCAAATGAGCAAAGATGACCCGGACCACTTTCCT GAGTTTGGTGGAGATTTTGAAGTGCAGCAGCTGTACGATTGCAACTGGATCGTGGTCAACTGCTCCACGCCTGCTAACTACTGTCATGTGCTCAGACGGCAGATTCTGCTGCCGTTCAGGAAGCCG CTGATTATATTCACCCCAAAATCTCTGCTGAGGCACCCTGATGCCAGGTCCAGTTTTAAAGACCTTGCCAAAG GGACTAGATTTAAGAGGCTGATCCCAGACGAAGGCCCGTCGAGTCACAGTCCAGACCGAGTGAGGAGACTGATTTTCTGCACTGGTAAAGTTTACTACAAACTGACCAAAGAGAGAAAGCAACAAAACCTGGAGAAGGACGTTGCCATCATCAGACTGGAGCAG ATCTCGCCGTTTCCCTTCGACCTGGTCAAAGCGGAGGTGGAGAAACACAAAAGCGCCGAGCTGGTGTGGTGTCAGGAGGAGCACAAGAACACGGGTTACTACAACTACGTCAGGCCTCGCTTACTCACCGTGGTGGCCAACAAGAGGCCCATCTG GTATGCCGGGCGGGAACCCGCCGCCGCGCCCGCAACGGGAAACAAATCGACCCACCTTAACGAGCTGAAAAAGTTCATGGACACGGCCTTCAACCTGAGCGGCTTCCGGGAGAGGAACGATTGA